A part of Solibacillus sp. FSL H8-0538 genomic DNA contains:
- a CDS encoding RDD family protein has protein sequence MTEIVETFLEVPQPKEQIFSHKTAGFWMRLWAFVMDSLIVSAIIGITIKPIFHLMDWSLAGDEWYAPIAIISAAIYYAYFVIMTKFCRQTLGKMVFGLRVQKDNGEELDWVTVLFREGIGRFINNAVFYLPYLIVGFTPKNKSVADYFADTTVVHEKVYE, from the coding sequence ATGACAGAAATAGTAGAGACATTTCTAGAAGTACCGCAGCCTAAGGAGCAGATTTTTTCGCATAAAACAGCAGGCTTCTGGATGCGATTATGGGCATTTGTGATGGATTCACTCATTGTTAGTGCAATAATTGGGATTACGATTAAGCCAATTTTCCATTTGATGGATTGGAGTTTGGCGGGAGATGAATGGTATGCGCCTATTGCCATTATCTCTGCAGCTATTTACTATGCCTATTTCGTTATTATGACAAAGTTCTGCAGGCAAACGCTCGGCAAGATGGTATTTGGGCTTCGTGTGCAAAAGGATAATGGGGAAGAGCTTGACTGGGTAACAGTGTTATTCCGTGAAGGCATTGGTCGTTTTATTAATAATGCTGTATTTTATTTACCGTACTTAATTGTCGGCTTTACGCCAAAAAATAAAAGTGTAGCTGATTACTTTGCCGATACAACCGTTGTGCATGAGAAAGTTTATGAATAG
- the sppA gene encoding signal peptide peptidase SppA has protein sequence MNSKRWAALGIAAVLLFFSLGLNAIIAVFKTDFFTSFESLMDMDAMTYEEIVEEGDFDNRIAHLTVNGVIQDVGPTALWESVEYDHQYFLEQLESILNDESVKGIVLSVNSPGGGVLESAEIHSKLVQIKEERQIPIYVSMGSMAASGGYYIAAPGDKIFAQRETITGSIGVIMQSYNYEKLAEKVGIEFETIKSGAHKDMFSGARATTDEELAMVQEMIDELYEEFVDVIEEGRGMSEATIKKVADGRILGGTQALKAGLVDEIGTEKDVIAAIRADYDLQDATLFEYVAESDSWASLLGMKVGSFFAPSAESQYISKIISSTNSPRMMYLYGDH, from the coding sequence ATGAATTCGAAACGATGGGCAGCATTAGGCATTGCAGCAGTACTACTGTTTTTCTCATTAGGGCTTAATGCAATTATTGCAGTTTTCAAAACAGATTTCTTTACGAGCTTTGAAAGCCTTATGGATATGGACGCGATGACATACGAAGAGATAGTAGAAGAAGGGGATTTTGATAATCGAATTGCGCATTTAACAGTAAATGGTGTAATTCAGGATGTCGGCCCAACAGCGCTATGGGAAAGTGTAGAATATGATCATCAGTATTTCCTTGAACAACTGGAATCCATTTTAAACGATGAATCAGTAAAAGGGATTGTGCTATCAGTGAACTCTCCAGGTGGCGGTGTATTAGAGTCAGCAGAGATTCATAGTAAATTGGTACAAATTAAAGAGGAGCGCCAAATTCCAATCTATGTATCTATGGGTTCTATGGCAGCTTCAGGAGGATACTATATTGCAGCACCTGGAGATAAAATTTTTGCGCAGCGTGAAACAATTACCGGTTCAATTGGTGTAATTATGCAGTCTTATAACTACGAGAAGCTTGCAGAGAAAGTAGGTATTGAATTCGAAACGATTAAATCCGGCGCGCATAAAGATATGTTTAGTGGCGCGCGTGCAACTACAGATGAAGAATTAGCGATGGTTCAGGAAATGATTGATGAGCTTTATGAGGAATTTGTCGATGTAATTGAAGAAGGACGTGGCATGTCAGAAGCTACGATAAAAAAAGTAGCGGATGGCCGGATTTTAGGTGGTACACAAGCATTAAAGGCTGGCTTAGTGGATGAAATCGGTACTGAAAAAGATGTCATTGCTGCCATTCGAGCAGATTATGATCTTCAAGATGCTACGTTATTTGAATATGTAGCAGAGTCAGATAGCTGGGCTTCGTTACTTGGTATGAAGGTAGGGTCATTTTTTGCGCCTTCAGCTGAATCACAGTATATCTCGAAAATCATCTCTTCAACAAATTCACCACGTATGATGTATTTATACGGTGATCACTAA
- the mbcS gene encoding acyl-CoA synthetase MbcS, which translates to MNREDLIAPELYNLVDEFEKHTNNENKKALIIQHENGETEHYTYAELLKKANQVANVFKKNGLTKGDVILVMVPRSVEAYVTYIGALKAGLVIIPSSELLRAKDIDYRIVHAEAKAVVAFENYIEEFDYVEHLDGLKLFVTGQAKENWISLMELAQTEETRFEPIGTTSSDIAFLAYTSGTTGNPKGAVHTHGWAYAHLRTTATSWLGVSAGDIVWATAAPGWQKWIWSPFLAVLGSGATAFVYKGKFEAPTYLGLLQEHQINVLCCTPTEYRIMAKVDNLSSYNLENLKSAVSAGEPLNREVIEIFLREFNLQVRDGYGQTENTLLVGTLVGMEARPGSMGKPTPGNIVDLVDDLGEPVGVGEIGDIAVHRSTPALFKRYYKDPERTAMQFRGDWYMTGDRARKDAEGYFWFEGRGDDIIVSSGYTIGPFEVEDALVKHPFVSECAVVASPDEIRGSIVKAFVVLLNPTLKNSPTIIQELQDHVKKLTAPYKYPRAIEFLDELPKTISGKIRRVELRVNEENKLLNS; encoded by the coding sequence ATGAATCGTGAAGACTTAATAGCACCAGAACTGTATAATTTAGTAGATGAATTCGAAAAACATACCAATAATGAAAATAAAAAAGCATTAATTATTCAGCATGAGAATGGTGAAACAGAGCATTATACATATGCGGAATTATTGAAAAAAGCGAATCAAGTTGCAAATGTATTTAAAAAGAATGGCTTAACAAAAGGTGACGTAATTCTCGTGATGGTTCCGCGTTCAGTAGAAGCCTATGTTACTTATATCGGTGCATTAAAAGCAGGACTCGTTATTATTCCGAGTTCAGAATTACTACGTGCAAAAGATATTGATTATCGAATTGTACACGCTGAAGCAAAGGCCGTTGTTGCTTTTGAAAACTATATTGAAGAATTCGATTATGTCGAGCATTTAGATGGTCTAAAGCTTTTTGTAACAGGCCAAGCGAAGGAAAACTGGATTTCGCTTATGGAATTGGCACAAACTGAAGAAACAAGATTCGAGCCAATTGGGACCACTTCATCAGATATAGCATTTCTTGCGTATACAAGTGGTACAACAGGTAATCCCAAAGGTGCGGTGCATACACATGGCTGGGCATATGCACATTTACGTACGACAGCAACTAGTTGGCTTGGCGTAAGCGCTGGTGATATCGTGTGGGCAACAGCTGCACCAGGATGGCAAAAGTGGATTTGGAGTCCGTTTTTAGCAGTATTAGGTAGTGGTGCAACGGCATTCGTATATAAAGGAAAATTCGAAGCTCCTACATATTTGGGATTGCTTCAAGAGCATCAAATTAATGTACTATGCTGTACGCCAACGGAATATCGTATTATGGCTAAGGTAGATAATTTAAGTAGCTATAATTTAGAAAATTTAAAAAGTGCAGTGTCTGCTGGGGAGCCTTTAAACCGCGAAGTAATTGAAATATTTTTACGTGAATTTAATTTACAAGTTCGAGACGGTTACGGCCAGACGGAAAATACATTACTCGTGGGTACTTTAGTTGGCATGGAGGCACGACCAGGTTCGATGGGGAAACCAACGCCAGGAAATATTGTTGATCTAGTAGATGATTTAGGTGAGCCAGTGGGTGTGGGTGAAATCGGTGATATTGCCGTACATCGCTCAACGCCAGCATTATTTAAACGCTACTATAAAGATCCTGAGCGTACAGCAATGCAGTTTCGTGGTGACTGGTATATGACCGGAGATCGGGCACGCAAAGATGCAGAGGGCTACTTCTGGTTTGAAGGACGCGGAGACGACATTATCGTTTCTTCAGGTTACACAATTGGGCCATTTGAAGTTGAGGACGCGCTTGTTAAACACCCCTTTGTCAGTGAATGTGCGGTTGTCGCAAGTCCTGATGAAATTCGTGGTAGTATTGTAAAAGCATTTGTTGTATTACTTAATCCAACATTAAAAAATAGCCCGACCATTATTCAAGAATTACAAGATCACGTAAAGAAATTAACAGCACCGTATAAATATCCGCGTGCAATCGAATTTTTAGACGAGCTACCGAAAACAATTTCCGGTAAAATTCGACGTGTGGAATTACGTGTAAATGAAGAAAATAAACTCTTAAATAGTTAA
- a CDS encoding alpha/beta-type small acid-soluble spore protein, translated as MTSNNRSSNKLYVPGAQQALDQMKYEIAQEFGVQLGGEASSRANGSVGGEITKRLVQMAEQQLKGSSN; from the coding sequence ATGACTTCAAACAACCGCAGTTCAAACAAGTTATATGTACCTGGTGCACAACAAGCACTTGATCAAATGAAATACGAAATCGCACAAGAGTTTGGCGTGCAACTTGGAGGAGAAGCTTCTTCTCGTGCAAACGGTTCAGTTGGTGGCGAGATTACAAAACGTCTTGTACAAATGGCTGAACAACAATTAAAAGGATCTTCTAACTAA
- the thiI gene encoding tRNA uracil 4-sulfurtransferase ThiI — MIFKEILIRYGELSTKGRNKKDFINRLRENVRYSFNDIAPIKIRAERDRMFITIENEEKFAVLMNRLPEVFGIQSFSPVASCSKDLDDMKALAIKIMEQYRDQGELTFKVEVRRTDKTFPLDSHELQRAMGGAVLPQFQNLSVQVRKPDVTLRIEVREDAVYMMAQVVQGAGGMPVGSNGKSLLMLSGGIDSPVAGYLMMKRGVRLDAIHFFSPPYTSDNALQKVKDLANELTKFGANIRLHIIPFTELQVAVKENVPENMTMTSTRRMMMKVADKVREEIGALGIVTGESLGQVASQTLESLTAINDVSSTPILRPLIAADKLDIIKIAEQIGTYETSIQPYEDCCTIFTPASPKTKPKLEKVQRYESFTEFDELIERAVRNREVHILPQKEATVDKFTDLL, encoded by the coding sequence ATGATTTTTAAAGAAATTTTAATACGTTACGGAGAACTATCAACAAAGGGACGCAATAAAAAAGATTTTATTAACCGACTTCGTGAAAATGTACGTTATTCATTTAATGATATTGCCCCGATAAAAATCCGTGCTGAGCGCGATCGGATGTTCATTACGATTGAAAATGAAGAAAAGTTTGCAGTACTAATGAACCGTTTACCAGAAGTATTTGGCATTCAATCATTTAGTCCAGTGGCTTCTTGTTCAAAAGATTTAGACGACATGAAAGCATTAGCAATAAAAATTATGGAACAGTACCGTGATCAAGGGGAGCTAACATTTAAAGTGGAAGTGCGCCGAACAGATAAAACATTCCCACTGGATTCACATGAATTACAACGTGCAATGGGTGGCGCAGTATTACCACAATTCCAAAATCTCTCAGTACAAGTACGTAAACCAGATGTAACACTACGTATTGAAGTGCGTGAAGATGCGGTTTACATGATGGCACAGGTTGTACAAGGTGCTGGTGGTATGCCAGTTGGTTCAAACGGTAAATCGTTATTAATGTTGTCTGGTGGGATTGATAGCCCAGTAGCAGGTTATTTAATGATGAAGCGTGGTGTTCGTTTAGACGCGATTCACTTCTTTAGCCCTCCATATACAAGTGATAATGCTTTACAAAAAGTAAAAGATTTAGCGAATGAATTAACAAAATTCGGAGCGAACATCCGTTTACACATCATACCATTTACAGAATTACAAGTAGCAGTTAAAGAAAACGTACCGGAAAATATGACGATGACTTCAACACGACGAATGATGATGAAGGTAGCAGATAAAGTGCGTGAGGAAATTGGTGCACTAGGTATTGTTACAGGTGAAAGCTTAGGGCAAGTTGCATCACAAACATTAGAAAGCCTAACCGCAATTAATGACGTGTCGAGCACGCCAATTTTACGTCCCTTAATTGCAGCAGATAAACTAGATATTATTAAAATTGCCGAACAGATAGGGACATATGAAACATCCATTCAGCCTTATGAAGACTGTTGTACCATCTTTACCCCTGCAAGTCCAAAAACAAAACCAAAATTAGAAAAAGTACAACGTTACGAAAGCTTTACGGAGTTTGATGAATTAATCGAACGTGCTGTACGAAACCGCGAAGTCCATATTCTTCCACAAAAAGAAGCGACTGTCGATAAATTTACAGATTTACTTTAA
- a CDS encoding cysteine desulfurase family protein produces the protein MIYLDNSATTKPHKDVLTTFIQVNEMYYANPSSIHQAGVEANILLTRARTQIADILHTEAKDVIFTAGGTESNNFAIFGIAKVNTHKGKHVLTTEIEHPSVLESVKRLAEEGYEVEYLTVDEAGIISLEELRSKVRKDTILVSIMHVNNEMGAIQPIAEAGAIIHQQSRAAFHVDAVQSFGKLPVRFTGEAGPDIISISGHKIHALKGSGVIAFRKHTKIASHLVGGGQEFGLRSGTVAVPQAVALAKAARLAVQIMPAAIQNYKKWSAELYAFLEQFGTDIHVLSTEKSAPHILSFSVRGLKGEILINALQKRDIIVSTSSACSSKQTKTSHVVEALNLDNAFKKGVLRMSFGAYTTDEDIAAFKKAFTTVMKELKGELIG, from the coding sequence ATGATTTACTTAGATAATAGTGCGACAACAAAACCTCATAAAGATGTACTAACTACATTTATTCAAGTAAACGAGATGTATTATGCAAACCCATCATCCATTCACCAAGCTGGTGTTGAGGCAAATATATTACTAACACGTGCACGTACACAAATCGCGGATATTTTGCATACAGAGGCAAAGGATGTTATTTTCACTGCAGGTGGAACAGAATCAAATAATTTTGCCATTTTTGGTATCGCAAAAGTGAACACACATAAAGGTAAACATGTACTAACGACGGAAATTGAACATCCATCTGTATTAGAGTCCGTAAAGCGGCTTGCAGAGGAAGGCTATGAGGTCGAGTATTTAACTGTGGATGAAGCGGGTATTATTTCATTAGAGGAGCTTCGTTCAAAGGTTCGTAAAGATACAATTTTAGTAAGCATTATGCATGTGAATAATGAAATGGGTGCCATTCAACCAATCGCAGAAGCGGGTGCAATTATTCATCAACAAAGTCGGGCTGCCTTCCATGTTGATGCTGTACAAAGCTTCGGGAAGTTACCAGTTCGGTTTACTGGTGAAGCTGGTCCAGATATTATTTCGATTTCTGGTCATAAAATTCATGCGCTAAAAGGTTCCGGTGTTATTGCCTTCCGTAAGCATACAAAAATCGCTTCTCATCTAGTTGGTGGTGGTCAAGAATTTGGTTTACGCAGTGGTACAGTAGCGGTCCCGCAAGCTGTAGCCTTAGCGAAGGCTGCTCGTCTAGCAGTGCAAATTATGCCAGCAGCCATTCAAAACTATAAAAAATGGTCAGCAGAACTGTACGCGTTTTTAGAACAGTTTGGGACAGACATTCACGTATTGTCAACAGAAAAGAGCGCACCGCATATTCTCTCATTCAGTGTGCGTGGCTTAAAAGGCGAAATTTTAATTAATGCTTTACAAAAACGTGATATTATTGTGTCTACTTCAAGTGCTTGTTCTTCAAAGCAAACGAAAACAAGTCATGTTGTGGAAGCATTAAATCTGGATAATGCCTTTAAAAAAGGTGTACTTCGCATGAGCTTTGGTGCGTATACAACGGATGAGGACATCGCCGCATTCAAAAAAGCATTCACTACAGTCATGAAAGAGCTAAAAGGAGAATTAATAGGATGA
- the ezrA gene encoding septation ring formation regulator EzrA encodes MVKYIIIVVVVLLALLIAGLIVRRKHNVEIGRLEKEKMQIQHYPIFEELAKVKALNMNGQTEELFENWRNRWLEVVDIHVIKIDSMLFDAEEYIDRFKFKKATHIEREIDQYITKCEQSRVEILAELEELIGSEEKNRIEVEQLKEYYRSARKTILAHQHSFGPALSQLEKKLEQFPPKFEEFDTLTAEGNYLQAREIVLSLNVEAQHIFSLLSEVPTLLTDIQAKIPTAIHELRNGQREMEEQSYYLRHLELTEYLNQLENELEALKEAIANLNIQTVAPRIQEINDEIDNLYDLLEKEVMAKKYVDRNCNSMFYTISDVVRLTKEISGEATYVQHSYRLPEEEAEIPKAGLKQLEVLQKRYELLSTRVQEEQSAYSSLQEELKEITEEVERIGEEQERFSNSLKNLRIDENKARAELETLKRLLQNTDRLLSKANIPGIPEEMDARLEEAEERIFVVLQSLQEVPLNMGLVNANLLSAKRCIEEVNERGEEMIENVMLIERLIQYGNRYRASNPQVHNRLLDAEEAFHQFRYVKALEDAAKAVESVDPAAIKRIEELVQEQLLVKS; translated from the coding sequence ATGGTAAAGTATATCATCATTGTTGTCGTCGTACTATTAGCATTATTAATTGCCGGTCTAATAGTAAGACGCAAGCATAATGTTGAAATAGGACGATTAGAAAAAGAAAAAATGCAAATTCAGCATTATCCTATATTTGAAGAACTAGCGAAAGTGAAAGCTTTAAATATGAATGGGCAAACTGAAGAGTTATTTGAAAACTGGCGTAATCGTTGGCTAGAGGTCGTTGATATTCATGTGATTAAAATCGATTCAATGTTATTTGATGCAGAAGAATACATAGATCGCTTTAAATTCAAAAAAGCAACGCACATTGAACGAGAAATTGATCAGTATATTACGAAATGTGAGCAAAGTCGTGTTGAAATTTTAGCAGAGCTTGAAGAACTAATTGGTAGCGAGGAAAAAAATCGCATCGAAGTTGAGCAGCTAAAAGAGTATTACCGTTCAGCACGTAAAACGATTTTAGCACATCAGCATTCATTCGGACCTGCCCTATCACAGCTTGAAAAGAAACTTGAGCAGTTCCCACCTAAATTTGAAGAGTTTGATACGCTTACAGCAGAAGGTAACTACTTACAGGCACGTGAAATTGTGCTCTCGCTCAATGTTGAGGCGCAGCATATTTTCAGCCTACTAAGTGAAGTGCCAACGCTGTTAACGGACATTCAAGCAAAAATTCCAACAGCGATTCATGAACTTCGTAACGGTCAACGTGAAATGGAGGAGCAATCCTACTATTTACGTCATCTCGAATTAACGGAGTACTTAAATCAATTAGAAAACGAGTTAGAAGCTTTAAAAGAAGCCATTGCCAACTTAAACATTCAAACAGTAGCCCCTCGTATACAAGAAATAAATGATGAAATCGATAATTTATACGATTTACTTGAAAAAGAGGTTATGGCTAAAAAATATGTAGATCGAAACTGTAATTCAATGTTTTATACGATTTCAGACGTTGTGCGCCTCACTAAGGAAATAAGCGGTGAAGCAACTTATGTGCAGCATAGCTATCGTTTACCAGAAGAGGAAGCAGAAATCCCGAAAGCGGGCTTGAAGCAACTTGAAGTATTACAAAAACGCTACGAGTTGTTATCAACACGTGTACAGGAAGAACAATCAGCATATTCTAGTTTGCAAGAAGAACTTAAAGAAATTACAGAAGAAGTTGAGCGTATTGGTGAGGAGCAGGAGCGTTTCTCAAATAGCTTGAAAAATTTACGAATAGACGAAAATAAAGCTCGTGCTGAATTAGAGACGTTAAAGCGTTTGTTACAAAATACAGACCGACTACTAAGCAAGGCTAATATTCCTGGTATTCCTGAAGAAATGGACGCGCGCTTAGAAGAAGCAGAGGAGCGAATTTTCGTTGTTTTACAAAGTTTACAAGAGGTACCACTCAATATGGGACTTGTAAATGCAAATTTATTAAGTGCCAAGAGGTGTATTGAAGAAGTTAATGAGCGCGGAGAAGAAATGATTGAAAATGTCATGCTTATTGAACGCCTCATTCAGTATGGCAATCGTTACCGTGCGTCTAATCCACAAGTACATAATCGTCTATTGGATGCTGAGGAAGCATTTCATCAGTTCCGCTATGTAAAAGCGCTAGAGGATGCAGCAAAGGCTGTAGAATCAGTGGACCCGGCTGCTATTAAACGTATCGAGGAGCTTGTACAGGAGCAACTACTTGTAAAATCATAA
- the hisJ gene encoding histidinol-phosphatase HisJ: MKKDGHIHTPFCPHGSTDSFEQYIEKAIEQNFASISFTEHAPLPAGFIDPTPDQDSGMKAALLQPYLQELRTLKELYQDKITIHIGLEVDYISGFELETRHFLNEVGPFLDDAILSVHFLKHDDAYCCIDFSEEVYLNFAKQIGSIRSMYDLYYKTVRKSIDADLGSYKPKRIGHPTLIHKFQLAHQEQIDDAAQIKQLLRYMKVAGYELDVNSAGLSKPLCKEPYPPFPFIDFAKSIELPLVFGSDAHTAQDLHQHYSIIFP, translated from the coding sequence TTGAAAAAAGACGGTCATATTCACACACCTTTTTGTCCTCATGGCTCAACAGACAGCTTCGAACAATATATTGAAAAAGCAATTGAGCAAAACTTTGCAAGTATTTCATTTACCGAGCATGCACCATTACCTGCAGGATTTATCGATCCTACACCTGACCAAGATAGTGGCATGAAAGCAGCGCTACTTCAACCCTATTTACAGGAGCTTCGTACATTAAAAGAATTATATCAAGATAAAATCACTATTCATATAGGTCTTGAAGTGGATTATATTAGTGGTTTTGAATTAGAAACACGTCATTTTTTAAATGAGGTAGGTCCTTTTCTAGATGATGCTATTTTATCTGTTCATTTTTTGAAACATGACGATGCCTATTGCTGCATTGATTTTTCAGAAGAAGTTTATTTAAACTTTGCCAAGCAAATTGGTAGTATTAGGTCAATGTACGACTTATACTATAAAACAGTTCGTAAATCCATTGATGCTGACTTAGGCTCATACAAGCCGAAGCGTATCGGTCATCCAACACTTATACATAAATTCCAGCTTGCTCATCAGGAACAGATTGATGATGCTGCGCAAATTAAGCAGTTGCTTCGTTATATGAAGGTAGCCGGCTATGAGCTTGATGTGAACAGTGCTGGACTAAGTAAACCTTTATGCAAGGAACCTTATCCACCTTTCCCATTTATTGATTTTGCGAAATCAATCGAGCTTCCACTCGTTTTCGGTTCTGATGCGCACACAGCACAAGATTTACACCAACACTATAGTATTATTTTCCCATAA
- a CDS encoding GAF domain-containing protein, with protein sequence MFLKINYDGPIFAQYETVSKQLDVLLEGETDAIANLSNASALLNQFLNEINWVGFYLMKDGELVLGPFQGLPACFRIPVGRGVCGTAARDKETLVIADVHTFPGHIACDAASSSEIVIPLVKNEVVIGVLDIDSPNKNRFSEEDRRGLELFVTTLMKHI encoded by the coding sequence ATGTTTTTAAAAATTAATTATGATGGCCCTATTTTCGCTCAGTACGAAACGGTATCAAAACAGCTGGATGTATTATTAGAAGGCGAAACAGATGCAATTGCAAACTTAAGCAATGCTTCTGCCTTACTAAACCAATTTTTAAACGAGATTAACTGGGTTGGATTTTATTTAATGAAGGACGGCGAGCTTGTGCTTGGACCATTTCAAGGCTTACCTGCTTGTTTCCGTATTCCAGTAGGACGCGGTGTATGCGGAACTGCAGCCCGTGACAAAGAAACACTTGTCATAGCAGATGTACATACATTCCCAGGTCACATTGCTTGCGATGCTGCTTCAAGTTCAGAAATCGTTATCCCTCTAGTGAAAAACGAGGTCGTTATTGGTGTACTTGATATTGATAGTCCGAATAAAAATCGCTTTTCAGAAGAAGATCGTAGAGGTCTCGAGCTATTCGTTACAACACTAATGAAACATATTTAA
- a CDS encoding sensor domain-containing diguanylate cyclase, which produces MIRIREVERKGDLMIEHQQTIINIKSDVLSLCVSSAEELNSFSEYFSLFKQCLNQHFDIEECCFLSYEGDTLKPINKENATNYHFNGIPWALFESYFYQQKVVAVPYFLSEKQEFQHLTHMMLLQVGQKNPRGIILFSSTPKWQEFSGSEFTEDLVNLIAQIFHYFLESIEVRQNELQYRKLYNMTDLFHSTMDIDLILENVLITIQENFPDFEVDLILSNDQDRQTRVRIKLFDYLSERPSTIEAFVSGEITTEHATDLNCRLLNAPIKGRQAIYGILQVSAPPAYVFSTTQKDFIRMLAHASGNALENAKLYHQSHRLISDLQLINETSHRLNMNLDINEMLLYLQKQLMKSFQPMELCFVFKAGQHYELTEASTKLFTTQEGQLYIDHVKKHFENTQDSLFIADFSRLISEEVEYKSIMAIPMLVEEHINGFSIVLHPDPYFFSFDSFKLMQSLIHHSSLAISNSILRDQLQEMVDRDHLTKLYARSYSDCYVESSLQNDDSGMFLLIDIDNFKRVNDTYGHQVGDEVLIQIGAQLRKTIGTRGICARWGGEELAVYIPNILEDEALKIAQQIVKVIPEATNPSVTISAGLITWNKKDRPEFQNVFLHADTALYNAKHNGKNQVCVFNDTMQIHSS; this is translated from the coding sequence TTGATTCGGATTCGTGAAGTTGAAAGAAAAGGTGATTTAATGATAGAGCATCAGCAGACGATAATAAATATCAAATCGGACGTATTGAGCCTTTGTGTTAGTTCGGCTGAAGAACTAAATAGCTTTAGCGAATACTTTTCGTTGTTTAAACAATGCCTAAATCAACATTTTGATATTGAAGAATGTTGCTTTTTGTCCTATGAAGGGGATACTTTAAAGCCTATAAATAAAGAGAATGCAACTAATTACCACTTCAATGGAATTCCTTGGGCTTTATTTGAATCTTATTTTTATCAACAAAAAGTAGTTGCCGTTCCTTATTTCTTAAGTGAAAAGCAAGAATTTCAGCATTTAACGCATATGATGCTATTGCAAGTAGGTCAAAAGAACCCTAGAGGAATAATTCTTTTCAGTTCTACTCCAAAGTGGCAGGAATTTTCGGGTTCTGAATTCACCGAAGATTTAGTTAATTTGATTGCGCAAATTTTTCATTATTTTCTTGAAAGTATTGAAGTCCGTCAAAATGAACTTCAATATCGAAAACTATATAATATGACAGATTTATTCCATTCAACGATGGATATTGATTTGATTTTAGAAAATGTACTCATTACGATACAGGAGAATTTCCCGGATTTTGAGGTAGACCTCATTTTATCGAATGACCAGGATCGTCAAACGCGTGTTCGAATTAAGCTGTTTGATTATTTATCGGAACGTCCATCCACAATTGAGGCATTTGTATCTGGTGAAATTACGACGGAGCACGCAACGGATTTGAATTGCCGGTTATTAAACGCGCCGATTAAAGGGCGTCAAGCCATATATGGTATCTTGCAAGTAAGTGCGCCTCCTGCTTATGTATTTTCGACGACACAAAAAGATTTTATTCGTATGCTTGCCCACGCTTCGGGTAATGCATTAGAAAATGCGAAATTATATCATCAGTCCCATCGATTAATTAGTGACTTACAATTAATTAATGAAACGTCACATCGTTTAAATATGAACCTTGATATTAATGAAATGCTGTTGTATTTGCAAAAGCAACTTATGAAGTCTTTCCAACCGATGGAGCTTTGCTTTGTATTCAAAGCGGGTCAGCACTATGAGTTGACTGAGGCGAGTACGAAACTATTTACAACACAAGAAGGTCAATTGTATATTGATCATGTGAAAAAACATTTTGAAAATACCCAAGACTCGCTCTTTATTGCGGACTTCAGTCGTTTAATTTCTGAAGAAGTGGAATATAAATCAATTATGGCAATACCTATGCTAGTAGAAGAACATATTAACGGTTTTAGTATTGTATTGCATCCTGATCCGTATTTTTTCTCGTTTGATAGCTTTAAATTAATGCAGTCATTAATTCATCACTCATCGTTAGCAATTTCGAACTCTATATTACGTGATCAACTGCAGGAGATGGTAGACCGAGATCATTTAACGAAGTTGTATGCGCGTAGCTACTCTGATTGCTATGTAGAAAGTTCTCTGCAAAATGATGATTCCGGCATGTTCCTATTAATCGATATCGACAACTTCAAACGAGTAAACGATACATATGGACATCAAGTTGGGGATGAAGTGTTAATACAAATTGGTGCGCAGTTACGCAAAACAATTGGTACGCGCGGAATTTGTGCACGTTGGGGCGGCGAGGAACTAGCAGTCTATATTCCCAATATTTTAGAGGATGAGGCATTAAAAATTGCGCAGCAAATTGTGAAGGTAATTCCAGAAGCGACGAACCCTTCTGTAACGATTTCAGCAGGCTTAATTACTTGGAACAAAAAAGATCGACCTGAGTTCCAAAATGTTTTCTTGCATGCAGATACAGCATTATATAATGCAAAACATAATGGTAAAAATCAAGTTTGCGTCTTTAATGATACGATGCAAATTCACTCATCTTAA